From Candidatus Zixiibacteriota bacterium, one genomic window encodes:
- a CDS encoding DUF4175 family protein, whose protein sequence is MTRITSSSSLLGHLRAVLIRQRLVLFSAGLLATGSAALAVWILLSLVANVMVLPVWFKVVLLLGAVGASAYFFVSYALRRLFGGNIDQVALALEEKHPDLKGRLIAAVQFARTEHRPGYSEELIAFTERQAIEQAGLLNLNEVVSFHPVLKTGRLMAVAALAGLALLVLFPGFFSYSYEVFSNPTTEIAPPLGYKVVATPGSTEWIKYKDITIGASIFGQRLPENATLYFRFAGGSWQQSPFDLRTIRRQAVSTGDSLGIGLTIRQINKSFDYYVEAGRVKTDVQRVDVVDRPRVNNISLSLFYPSYTGLSPQTISENNGSFSAVVGTRVNLKVETNLPVERVELTFSDSSRQLLAVAGKNADGSLVVDKSRSYHVRLLDRLQETNPDPIEYYVTAIPDEYPTVDVLRPGFDANLTDEMILPLKVHIADDYGFSSLVMKFTVSSQGRTSEEHVAVLHYSERIKTEGDVELNWDMDQLALFPGDYVTYYFEVADNDRISGPKVTKSRSFIARLPSLEELIAESDRDNSERVNQTEQLLQTGKELVERLKAAVRKLDSQSRDAKKNDWQQQKELESIAGKNAEMMENIQRMAQKMDSSLEKLQENSLMSREIMEKMAQIQKLFEEVATPEMKEAQRKLMDALKNMDPQKLQQAMKDFQMSQQELMERLERTLALLKRMQVEQKMEAMVRQAEQILQRQEQTNSSTDSARNEQLPSLAPKEDAVTQAMQELKNSSEELQKLINEAKLEQNEAAQKFAEAVRKNQADQNMQKMSDALSQKQKSGAQQEGKEAAARVREMLGEMQNQQMAFKGGDQEKLKQAMRRAIDDANYLSKSQEELLKEAAAMSPQSSMMRDLAQQQQDLSASCSGLRNSISELGKQSPFVAAELGSIVDQATQSMAQAMQEFDQQRGPNAVREQRDAMSQLNRASIRLMESLEQQNQCNKGGNCNKNISQMEGMCDKQNMLNQETQKQCNNPQPGRESLQRLAGEQGAIRKSLEDLAQEFGNSRQVLGRLDDIAKEMKKVEEDLATGSAGEETTARQLNIYSRMLEASRSLQRKDFTEQRKATTAAEQPVYIPPNLPSDLLNDRAHFEDRLRQFLGNDYPSQYEEQIKAYFRALLQIESTPSNEPQPMVPAK, encoded by the coding sequence ATGACCAGGATCACCTCGAGTTCATCACTGCTGGGACACCTTCGGGCCGTCCTCATTCGGCAACGGCTGGTTCTCTTTTCGGCAGGGCTCCTCGCTACCGGCTCCGCCGCTTTGGCCGTTTGGATACTCCTGTCACTTGTCGCCAATGTTATGGTACTGCCAGTGTGGTTCAAAGTGGTGTTGCTGCTTGGTGCGGTGGGCGCGTCGGCCTATTTCTTTGTCAGCTATGCCCTGCGCCGTCTGTTCGGGGGTAACATCGACCAGGTAGCTCTGGCGCTCGAAGAGAAACACCCCGATCTCAAGGGGCGTCTGATCGCCGCCGTGCAATTCGCTCGCACCGAACATAGGCCCGGCTATTCCGAAGAACTGATCGCATTTACCGAACGACAGGCAATCGAACAGGCGGGACTGTTAAACCTCAACGAGGTGGTCAGCTTCCATCCGGTTCTGAAGACCGGGCGGTTGATGGCGGTAGCGGCGCTGGCGGGTCTGGCATTGCTGGTCCTTTTCCCGGGATTCTTCAGTTACTCCTATGAAGTGTTCTCGAATCCGACTACCGAGATCGCCCCACCGCTTGGCTACAAGGTGGTGGCGACCCCCGGCTCGACCGAGTGGATCAAATACAAAGACATCACGATAGGGGCTTCGATTTTCGGCCAACGACTGCCGGAGAACGCCACGCTCTACTTTCGGTTTGCCGGGGGAAGCTGGCAGCAGTCCCCCTTCGATCTCAGGACCATACGACGCCAGGCGGTGTCGACCGGAGATTCGCTTGGCATCGGTCTGACCATCCGACAGATCAACAAGTCGTTTGACTACTACGTGGAGGCCGGTCGGGTGAAGACCGACGTGCAGCGAGTGGATGTCGTGGACCGCCCGAGAGTTAACAACATCTCCCTATCGCTGTTCTATCCGAGCTACACCGGACTTTCGCCGCAGACTATTTCGGAAAACAACGGCTCATTTTCTGCCGTCGTGGGCACGCGTGTCAATCTGAAAGTGGAAACCAATCTGCCGGTCGAACGGGTGGAACTGACGTTCTCCGATTCCAGTCGCCAGCTACTGGCGGTCGCCGGCAAGAACGCCGATGGCTCACTGGTGGTCGACAAGTCACGCTCGTACCACGTGCGCCTTCTGGATCGACTCCAGGAGACGAACCCAGACCCAATTGAATACTATGTCACCGCTATTCCTGACGAGTACCCGACCGTCGACGTGTTGCGGCCGGGATTCGATGCGAACCTGACCGATGAGATGATCCTCCCGCTGAAGGTGCACATTGCCGATGATTACGGCTTTTCTTCACTGGTCATGAAGTTTACTGTCTCTTCCCAGGGGCGCACATCGGAGGAGCACGTGGCGGTACTCCATTACAGCGAGCGGATTAAAACCGAAGGGGACGTGGAACTCAACTGGGACATGGACCAATTGGCGTTGTTCCCCGGCGATTATGTCACCTACTATTTCGAGGTGGCGGACAACGACCGTATCTCCGGACCCAAGGTGACCAAGTCCCGGTCCTTCATCGCGCGGCTCCCCTCGCTTGAGGAGTTGATAGCAGAGTCCGACCGCGACAACTCCGAGCGGGTAAATCAGACGGAACAGCTCCTGCAAACGGGCAAAGAGCTGGTGGAGCGGCTGAAAGCGGCGGTCCGCAAACTGGACAGCCAGTCCCGCGACGCCAAGAAGAATGACTGGCAGCAGCAAAAAGAGCTGGAGTCCATTGCGGGCAAGAACGCCGAGATGATGGAGAACATCCAGCGTATGGCTCAGAAGATGGATTCTTCGCTGGAGAAGCTGCAAGAAAACTCCCTTATGAGCCGCGAGATCATGGAGAAAATGGCGCAGATTCAGAAGCTGTTCGAGGAAGTGGCGACGCCCGAGATGAAAGAGGCGCAGCGGAAGCTGATGGATGCGCTCAAGAACATGGATCCCCAGAAACTCCAACAGGCGATGAAGGATTTCCAGATGTCGCAGCAGGAGCTGATGGAGCGGCTGGAACGCACGTTGGCCCTTCTCAAGCGGATGCAGGTCGAGCAGAAGATGGAAGCGATGGTGCGCCAGGCCGAGCAGATACTCCAGCGCCAGGAACAGACCAACAGTTCTACCGACAGCGCCCGTAATGAGCAGTTGCCTTCCTTGGCCCCAAAGGAAGATGCCGTTACGCAGGCTATGCAGGAGCTGAAGAATTCATCTGAGGAACTCCAGAAGCTGATCAATGAGGCCAAACTGGAGCAGAACGAGGCGGCGCAGAAATTTGCTGAGGCGGTCCGCAAGAACCAGGCGGATCAGAACATGCAAAAGATGTCCGATGCCTTGAGCCAGAAGCAGAAATCCGGCGCTCAGCAGGAAGGCAAGGAAGCCGCCGCCCGCGTGCGCGAAATGCTGGGTGAGATGCAGAACCAGCAGATGGCCTTCAAAGGAGGGGACCAGGAGAAGCTGAAGCAGGCGATGCGTCGGGCAATTGATGATGCCAACTATCTCTCCAAATCACAGGAGGAGCTGCTTAAGGAAGCCGCAGCCATGAGTCCGCAATCATCGATGATGCGTGACCTGGCACAGCAACAGCAGGATCTATCGGCCTCGTGCAGCGGCCTCAGAAACAGTATCAGCGAGCTCGGCAAGCAGTCGCCGTTTGTCGCGGCTGAACTCGGGTCAATCGTCGATCAAGCCACCCAGAGCATGGCGCAGGCGATGCAGGAATTCGACCAGCAGCGGGGTCCGAACGCCGTACGCGAGCAGCGCGACGCCATGTCACAGCTCAACCGCGCCTCGATACGCCTGATGGAATCACTGGAGCAGCAAAACCAGTGCAATAAGGGCGGGAACTGCAACAAGAACATCTCCCAGATGGAAGGCATGTGCGACAAGCAGAACATGCTGAACCAGGAGACACAGAAGCAATGCAACAATCCACAGCCGGGGCGAGAAAGCCTCCAACGGTTGGCCGGCGAACAAGGAGCGATCCGCAAGTCGCTTGAGGACCTGGCGCAAGAGTTCGGTAACTCGCGACAGGTACTGGGACGGCTCGACGATATTGCCAAGGAAATGAAGAAGGTCGAAGAGGACCTGGCGACAGGCAGCGCGGGCGAAGAGACCACCGCCCGCCAGTTGAATATCTACTCGCGTATGCTCGAGGCTTCCCGCTCGCTGCAACGCAAGGATTTCACCGAACAGCGAAAAGCCACCACGGCCGCTGAGCAGCCGGTGTATATCCCCCCGAATCTTCCGTCCGATCTGCTAAACGACCGGGCCCATTTCGAGGACCGGCTCCGGCAGTTCCTCGGCAACGACTATCCGTCGCAGTACGAAGAGCAGATCAAAGCGTACTTCCGGGCCTTGTTACAGATCGAAAGCACACCTTCAAACGAACCTCAGCCAATGGTTCCTGCGAAGTGA
- a CDS encoding DUF4159 domain-containing protein, with product MHMGKLCPILWKSTVLVSVLVATACAQQRTGDILPVLPGAPPNYQAPRLNQNPSAVRVARLHYSGGGDWYWGGSAIPNFLKFVRDNTDFAVDTMEYQVTVNDPDLFKYPFLFATGHGIIKFSPDEKERLRQYLQAGGFLFVNDSYGMDKSFRQEMASLFPEREVVELPFSHALYHSFYDFPAGPPKIHEHDNKPPRGYATIINGRVVLYFLVESDIGDGWEDPQVHNDPPDKRAEAMRMGLNLLTYALLY from the coding sequence ATGCATATGGGGAAGTTGTGTCCTATACTCTGGAAGTCGACGGTTCTGGTGTCGGTGCTGGTTGCAACTGCTTGTGCCCAGCAGAGGACAGGGGACATCCTGCCTGTATTGCCCGGCGCTCCACCCAATTACCAGGCCCCCAGGTTAAACCAGAATCCATCGGCTGTCAGGGTCGCCCGACTGCATTACTCCGGCGGAGGCGACTGGTACTGGGGCGGGTCGGCGATCCCCAATTTCCTGAAGTTCGTACGGGACAACACGGATTTTGCGGTGGACACCATGGAATACCAGGTAACCGTCAACGATCCGGACCTGTTCAAGTACCCTTTCCTGTTCGCCACCGGACACGGCATTATCAAGTTCTCGCCGGATGAGAAGGAACGGTTGCGGCAGTACCTGCAGGCGGGAGGGTTCTTGTTCGTGAACGATTCCTATGGCATGGACAAGAGCTTCCGGCAAGAGATGGCCTCGCTGTTTCCGGAGCGCGAAGTGGTGGAGTTGCCGTTTTCCCACGCACTTTACCACAGTTTCTATGATTTCCCGGCCGGGCCGCCCAAAATCCATGAGCACGATAACAAGCCGCCACGCGGATATGCGACCATCATCAACGGTCGGGTTGTGCTCTATTTTCTGGTAGAGTCCGATATAGGGGATGGGTGGGAGGACCCGCAGGTGCATAACGACCCGCCCGACAAGCGGGCGGAAGCAATGCGGATGGGGCTGAACCTGCTGACGTATGCGTTGTTATATTAG
- the secD gene encoding protein translocase subunit SecD, translated as MSQKWRMVLTAALVILALVAFWNTFKLWTMSDADKKALDDKEPGGLTRLQQKAIRLGLDLQGGIHVVLRVKTEELDKAAKEGAVDRAISVLRARIDGLGVAEPIIQKQGADRIIVDLPGYTDAARAEELIGQTALLQFKLLETMDNANLILARIDTAVAAYEKSKSGAAATTASSSTTTASKGADTTGSEDVLAQLMKDTAKADTAGKYDFDENAGLDSETEPFTTRLEQFLVTPRTGAQWPGWAVAAKDKAQVARWLDLPQVKAQIPPDVQFAWSTRSEIRQSLEVFDLYLLKRKVQFEGRFLQGISLGRENMGGFAVNFKLSSDGAARFAQLTGSNIDKPLAIVLDDKVESAPTINSKIRNSGQIEMGGSATFDEARNMEIVLKAGALPAPVEIIEKNVVGATLGSDSIKKGFYSSLFGLLVVLAYIAFYYRISGLIADIGLLFNVFFLMAILAALGATLTMPGIAGIILTIGISVDSNILIFERIREEMRTGKTVRASIEAGYHRAWVTIVDSHVTTLITAGALFLLGSGPIKGFAVTLFWGVTISLYTAYVITKAMFDIRKQYETLSI; from the coding sequence ATGTCTCAAAAATGGCGCATGGTGCTCACCGCAGCGCTGGTGATCCTTGCCCTGGTTGCGTTCTGGAACACCTTCAAGCTGTGGACCATGAGCGATGCCGACAAGAAGGCCCTGGATGACAAGGAACCGGGCGGATTGACCCGCTTGCAGCAGAAGGCGATCCGGCTCGGTCTGGATCTGCAGGGTGGGATCCACGTCGTACTCCGTGTGAAGACGGAAGAGTTGGACAAGGCTGCCAAAGAAGGGGCCGTTGATCGGGCGATCTCAGTACTTCGCGCCCGTATCGACGGGCTCGGCGTCGCTGAGCCGATCATTCAAAAACAGGGGGCAGACCGTATCATCGTGGATCTTCCCGGTTACACCGATGCGGCCCGTGCCGAGGAGCTGATCGGCCAGACGGCACTACTCCAGTTCAAGTTGCTGGAGACTATGGATAATGCCAATCTCATCCTGGCGCGTATTGATACGGCGGTAGCAGCGTACGAGAAATCAAAAAGCGGCGCTGCAGCCACGACTGCTTCGAGTTCGACAACCACTGCGTCGAAGGGTGCAGATACGACCGGCTCGGAAGATGTGCTGGCGCAACTCATGAAGGATACTGCCAAAGCAGACACAGCCGGCAAGTACGATTTCGACGAGAATGCCGGCCTCGACTCCGAGACAGAACCGTTTACGACCCGCCTGGAGCAATTCCTGGTGACGCCGCGCACCGGCGCTCAGTGGCCCGGATGGGCAGTGGCGGCCAAAGACAAAGCGCAGGTCGCACGATGGCTCGACCTTCCGCAGGTCAAAGCGCAGATTCCGCCCGACGTCCAGTTTGCCTGGTCTACCCGTTCGGAGATTCGTCAGAGTCTTGAAGTGTTCGATCTGTATCTTCTGAAACGCAAAGTCCAGTTCGAAGGGCGGTTTCTCCAGGGGATATCGCTTGGCCGCGAGAACATGGGTGGTTTCGCCGTCAACTTCAAACTTTCCAGCGATGGTGCGGCGCGGTTTGCGCAGTTGACCGGCTCCAATATCGATAAGCCGCTGGCAATCGTGCTCGACGACAAAGTCGAATCGGCGCCGACGATCAATTCCAAGATCCGCAACAGTGGTCAGATCGAGATGGGGGGATCCGCGACCTTCGATGAAGCCCGCAATATGGAGATCGTCCTCAAAGCGGGTGCCCTGCCGGCCCCGGTCGAAATCATTGAGAAGAACGTAGTAGGTGCAACGCTCGGTTCGGACTCGATCAAGAAGGGGTTCTATTCGTCGTTGTTCGGGCTGCTCGTGGTGCTGGCGTATATCGCCTTTTATTATCGGATCTCCGGCCTCATTGCCGATATCGGCCTGTTATTCAACGTGTTCTTCCTGATGGCGATCCTGGCGGCGCTGGGCGCCACGCTTACGATGCCCGGTATAGCCGGAATCATTCTTACCATCGGTATTTCGGTTGATTCGAACATCCTGATATTCGAGCGAATCCGCGAGGAGATGCGCACCGGCAAGACGGTGCGTGCCTCGATTGAGGCCGGCTACCACCGGGCCTGGGTGACCATCGTCGATTCGCACGTGACTACACTGATCACGGCCGGAGCACTTTTCCTTCTGGGGTCAGGACCGATCAAGGGGTTTGCGGTAACATTATTCTGGGGTGTAACGATCTCGCTGTACACGGCGTACGTCATTACCAAGGCGATGTTCGACATCCGTAAACAGTATGAAACGCTGAGTATCTAA
- the secF gene encoding protein translocase subunit SecF, translating to MFSLIGVPNIDFIGKRKIAFGFSSVLVLLGLTAFLMISLGKAPMGIDFAGGVMVQGHFAQPVNIADLRGALIVTFPDAIVNEMTDFTHPNAFIIKTKRPETESEGKERVKVIGDLLATKFAGNQFTTDSEHIIGPAVGETLRRDARWAVLLSLIGILIYIAFRFDFRAGVAATVATFHDVLAVLGIFWLIGVEFDLLVVTALLTLAGYSLTDTVVVYDRIRENLKKYRSKAEFVPSVNRSINETLSRTINTAMTVMIVVLILFLFGGPVLRSFSLAMVMGVIVGTYSSIFVASPIVVEWEARRPRRFK from the coding sequence ATGTTTTCACTGATTGGTGTACCGAATATAGACTTTATCGGGAAACGGAAGATCGCGTTTGGTTTCTCCTCTGTCCTGGTACTCCTGGGGCTGACGGCGTTTCTCATGATCAGCCTCGGCAAAGCGCCGATGGGAATCGATTTTGCCGGCGGTGTCATGGTGCAGGGGCATTTTGCCCAGCCGGTCAATATCGCCGACCTGCGGGGTGCCCTTATTGTTACGTTCCCCGATGCGATCGTGAATGAAATGACGGATTTCACCCATCCCAACGCGTTCATTATCAAGACGAAGCGCCCGGAGACGGAATCCGAGGGGAAAGAACGGGTGAAAGTGATCGGTGACCTTCTGGCCACGAAATTCGCCGGCAACCAGTTCACTACCGATTCCGAACACATTATCGGCCCGGCGGTTGGAGAAACACTGCGCCGCGATGCCCGCTGGGCGGTACTGTTATCGCTCATCGGGATTCTGATCTATATCGCCTTCCGGTTCGATTTCCGAGCGGGTGTGGCCGCAACAGTAGCAACCTTTCACGACGTCCTGGCGGTCCTCGGCATCTTCTGGCTGATCGGCGTCGAGTTCGATCTGTTGGTGGTTACCGCGTTGCTGACTCTGGCCGGTTATTCACTCACCGACACGGTGGTCGTATACGATCGAATCCGCGAGAATCTCAAGAAATACCGGAGCAAGGCGGAATTCGTTCCGTCGGTCAACCGCTCGATCAATGAGACGCTTTCTCGGACGATTAATACTGCCATGACGGTTATGATTGTCGTGCTTATCCTGTTCCTGTTTGGCGGACCGGTGCTTCGGAGCTTCTCACTGGCTATGGTCATGGGCGTGATCGTTGGAACCTACAGCTCGATCTTTGTCGCCAGCCCGATTGTCGTCGAATGGGAGGCACGCAGACCCCGCCGATTCAAGTAG
- a CDS encoding pitrilysin family protein, which produces MKLLQYSLTALVAVTVIVLAFVVAPVAADETYRLPNGMEVILKPNHSAPMVASLVFVRSGSKYESTYENGITHFLEHLLFDGTTHLTRQQLDQSIRDLGGYINAFTQKDLTGYLVLLPRQYADYGMAVQADMLFNSVFPDSELVKERNVVIEEIKRDTDAPGSAADDFFTQKAYAGTDYSRPVLGYKAFIENIPRAAVVAYWKKYYVPSNMTAMIIGDFEPSEMKRTVASILGDIPAALSGTPTETRPVTTGDVLTGQHRFDTAAAVTSTYVNFSFAAPPFGDSAYLPFDLLTQYLSLDEVSPLLKALKGGADPLATEVSVSLGTYDGFSRLDISAISEKSDNSDSICRLIISTVERLAELEPDEQALAGIKTSLLCEEIYNSEKLHYYGFMIAPRLMTAGWSFIQQYPELLSHVTWAECRMAARNWLSKPNYIATVVRPPRDSAEPQYTPTGLTAEQVTEHFAKVSFPEFDLTTGVPLVIPSTESVGLEYTDRSQYCREALPNGLTVIVKSNPDSRVFAVDVLGRDRSANEPPDKTGISDFVNRCLEKGTLTRSAAELSTALSRIGANLTLYDNPFIPYDDRYTTPQFTFVKFETIDTFAREGFALLSELLLRPSFDSVEVEKVRKGMLGTLMREAGSPGPVARGLYYRTMFGDGAYAHPIMGTPETINSISVDDLRKYHAHFYAPNNTVLVATTNLDTAAVMGWVRESFGALPRDAAPYVRPAAPVDVDTTRTAHTDLSKAQMSIYLGRPLPGATSDEAVALEVATSILSDRLYNTLREKQGLAYSVGASIMLDSAFGWYTCSMGTGADKYEQAIAGILLQIDKLRLDGPSTDEVRKARNQIWGRLMSAKLSRINQSYYLAVDEYLGRRPGHDADYVRELAQVTPQSVQQVMSKYFRTDAYVLATAGKKQP; this is translated from the coding sequence ATGAAACTCTTACAATATAGTCTTACTGCCCTTGTGGCCGTAACGGTCATCGTTCTTGCATTCGTAGTGGCGCCAGTCGCAGCCGATGAAACCTATCGCCTGCCCAACGGCATGGAAGTCATTCTCAAGCCGAACCACAGCGCGCCCATGGTCGCCAGTCTCGTCTTTGTCCGCTCCGGCAGCAAATACGAGAGCACATACGAAAACGGCATTACGCATTTCCTCGAGCATTTGCTGTTCGACGGCACCACGCATCTCACTCGACAGCAACTCGATCAGTCGATCCGGGACCTGGGTGGCTACATCAACGCTTTCACCCAGAAAGACCTCACCGGATATCTGGTCCTCCTGCCCCGGCAATATGCCGATTACGGCATGGCCGTGCAGGCTGACATGCTCTTCAATTCCGTTTTTCCGGATTCGGAGTTGGTCAAGGAACGGAATGTCGTAATCGAAGAGATCAAGCGGGATACCGATGCGCCCGGATCCGCGGCCGATGATTTCTTCACGCAGAAAGCGTATGCCGGCACCGATTACAGTCGCCCGGTACTCGGATACAAAGCGTTTATCGAGAATATCCCGCGCGCCGCTGTTGTCGCCTATTGGAAGAAGTACTATGTACCGTCGAATATGACCGCCATGATAATCGGCGATTTCGAACCTTCCGAAATGAAGCGAACGGTGGCCTCCATCCTCGGTGATATCCCTGCTGCCCTTTCCGGCACTCCGACGGAAACTCGTCCGGTGACGACTGGTGACGTACTGACCGGCCAACACCGATTTGACACCGCGGCCGCCGTCACATCGACCTACGTTAACTTCTCTTTTGCCGCTCCTCCCTTCGGCGACTCCGCGTATCTCCCCTTTGACCTGCTCACGCAGTATCTGTCGCTCGATGAGGTCTCGCCTCTCCTGAAAGCACTCAAGGGAGGGGCCGACCCACTCGCAACGGAGGTCTCGGTCTCGCTTGGCACCTACGACGGATTCTCCCGTCTGGACATATCTGCAATCTCCGAGAAGTCTGACAACAGCGACAGCATTTGCAGGTTGATCATCTCGACCGTAGAGCGTCTGGCGGAGTTGGAACCGGATGAACAAGCGCTTGCCGGTATCAAAACGTCGTTACTTTGTGAGGAGATATATAACTCGGAGAAGCTGCACTATTATGGCTTCATGATCGCCCCGCGCCTGATGACGGCCGGCTGGTCGTTCATTCAACAGTATCCTGAGCTGTTGAGCCACGTGACCTGGGCCGAATGCCGGATGGCTGCCCGAAACTGGTTGTCCAAACCCAACTACATAGCCACGGTGGTTCGACCGCCGCGTGACTCGGCCGAGCCTCAGTACACTCCAACAGGCTTGACCGCCGAACAGGTCACCGAACATTTCGCCAAGGTGTCGTTCCCGGAATTTGATCTCACGACCGGCGTTCCGCTCGTGATTCCCTCTACTGAATCGGTCGGACTCGAATATACTGATCGGTCACAATACTGCCGCGAGGCCTTACCCAACGGCCTGACGGTTATCGTTAAGTCGAATCCAGACAGCCGCGTGTTTGCGGTAGATGTCCTGGGCCGAGACCGATCAGCCAATGAACCGCCCGACAAGACTGGTATTTCTGATTTCGTCAACCGCTGCCTGGAAAAAGGAACCCTGACCCGATCGGCGGCCGAGCTGTCGACGGCTCTTTCCCGGATAGGCGCCAATCTTACGCTGTATGACAATCCATTCATTCCCTACGACGACCGCTATACGACACCCCAGTTCACGTTCGTCAAGTTCGAGACAATTGACACCTTCGCGCGCGAGGGTTTCGCTCTCTTGTCCGAACTGCTCTTGCGTCCGTCGTTCGACAGTGTTGAAGTCGAGAAGGTCCGCAAAGGGATGCTGGGAACACTTATGCGCGAAGCCGGCTCGCCGGGGCCGGTAGCGCGGGGATTATATTATCGCACGATGTTTGGCGATGGCGCCTACGCACATCCGATCATGGGCACACCTGAGACGATCAATTCGATCTCGGTCGATGATTTGCGCAAGTACCATGCGCACTTCTATGCGCCCAACAACACGGTTCTTGTTGCGACTACCAATCTCGACACCGCCGCAGTCATGGGCTGGGTCCGGGAATCGTTCGGCGCCCTGCCCCGGGATGCCGCCCCATATGTGCGACCAGCCGCGCCAGTTGATGTCGATACGACACGAACCGCGCACACCGACCTCTCCAAAGCACAAATGAGCATCTATCTGGGGCGCCCGTTGCCGGGGGCAACATCCGACGAAGCGGTGGCGCTTGAAGTGGCTACTTCCATTCTGTCGGACAGACTGTACAACACACTCAGGGAAAAGCAGGGGCTGGCCTATTCGGTCGGCGCATCCATTATGCTCGATTCAGCCTTCGGATGGTATACCTGCTCGATGGGCACAGGCGCCGACAAGTACGAACAGGCCATCGCTGGCATTCTGCTACAGATCGACAAGCTGCGTCTCGACGGTCCGTCAACCGACGAAGTGCGCAAAGCCCGGAACCAGATCTGGGGCCGCCTGATGAGCGCCAAGTTATCACGTATCAACCAATCGTACTACCTGGCTGTCGACGAGTACCTTGGCCGTCGCCCCGGCCACGATGCTGATTACGTGCGGGAACTGGCACAAGTTACTCCCCAGTCGGTGCAACAGGTGATGTCGAAGTACTTTCGCACGGATGCTTATGTGTTAGCGACCGCCGGCAAGAAGCAGCCGTAA
- a CDS encoding sigma-54 dependent transcriptional regulator — protein MTGRSCRTILVVDDDPRVLEMLAGLFSDDYEVILADSGEAAVAKSREGTEIAAVVMDIKMAGMDGLQAARRIREFRPVAPIIFHTGYPGEYDESDIDSSEHPFDYVQKGRSIPQLMRSVRNAVDSFNLRTERTELSESAASDYGIFATSSVMQEVFNTIRKIAASDNKVMILGETGTGKELVARAIHAHSRRKEKQFAILNCEEQASDLMAAELFGSLRGAYTSAFSDRVGLFEYADGGTVFLDEIGDLDPATQAKLLRVLETGEYQKIGSPELKRSNVRILCATHRDLAQLTKQGKFREDLYYRLKGVTISLPPLRERKEDIPLLVARFSGRFTVEQGLPPKLFDASAIDVCLGYDWPGNVRQLVDVVESLIVLCESEVVFGEDVAKLLNQGTMNGMGEARTLGLRVRNFERSLIVEALAASNQNVAAAAKTLGVDRSNLLKKIRLLQIPLPRRDQE, from the coding sequence ATGACGGGCAGATCGTGCCGAACGATTCTCGTAGTGGATGACGATCCACGTGTATTGGAAATGCTCGCGGGGCTGTTTTCGGACGACTACGAGGTGATACTCGCCGATTCAGGAGAGGCGGCCGTGGCGAAGTCTCGGGAAGGAACCGAAATCGCCGCTGTCGTCATGGACATCAAAATGGCCGGCATGGATGGCCTTCAGGCGGCACGGCGGATCCGGGAATTCCGGCCGGTGGCTCCCATCATATTTCACACCGGCTACCCCGGAGAATACGACGAAAGCGATATCGACAGCTCGGAACATCCGTTCGATTACGTGCAGAAAGGGCGTTCGATACCCCAGTTAATGCGGTCGGTGCGCAATGCGGTGGATTCGTTCAATCTCCGCACCGAGCGAACCGAGCTCAGCGAATCGGCGGCATCCGACTACGGCATATTTGCGACCTCCAGTGTAATGCAGGAGGTGTTCAATACGATTCGCAAAATTGCCGCTTCCGACAATAAGGTTATGATCCTGGGGGAAACCGGCACCGGCAAGGAACTGGTGGCGCGCGCAATTCACGCCCACAGCCGAAGGAAAGAGAAGCAGTTCGCCATCCTCAATTGTGAAGAACAGGCTTCGGACCTGATGGCCGCAGAGCTGTTCGGCAGTCTGCGCGGCGCGTATACCAGCGCGTTCTCCGACCGCGTGGGACTGTTCGAGTATGCCGATGGCGGCACGGTGTTTCTCGATGAGATCGGCGACCTCGATCCCGCTACGCAGGCGAAGCTTCTCCGTGTTCTGGAGACCGGCGAATACCAGAAGATCGGTTCGCCCGAGTTGAAACGGTCGAATGTGCGTATCCTCTGCGCCACGCATCGTGATCTGGCGCAACTGACGAAGCAGGGGAAGTTCCGTGAAGATTTGTACTATCGACTCAAGGGGGTGACCATCTCGCTGCCGCCCCTGCGCGAGCGCAAGGAAGATATCCCGCTTCTCGTAGCGCGTTTCTCCGGCCGGTTCACGGTCGAACAGGGGCTGCCGCCCAAGCTATTCGATGCCTCCGCGATCGACGTATGCCTTGGCTATGATTGGCCGGGGAATGTTCGACAGCTCGTGGACGTGGTGGAGTCGCTTATCGTGCTGTGCGAATCGGAGGTTGTGTTTGGGGAGGATGTCGCCAAGCTGCTGAACCAGGGAACCATGAACGGCATGGGTGAAGCACGCACGCTTGGCCTGCGGGTTCGCAATTTCGAACGCTCACTGATTGTCGAAGCACTCGCAGCGTCAAATCAGAACGTGGCGGCGGCCGCCAAGACCCTTGGTGTCGACCGATCCAATTTACTCAAGAAGATCCGACTACTGCAGATTCCGCTGCCGCGCCGTGACCAGGAATGA